A single region of the Coleofasciculus chthonoplastes PCC 7420 genome encodes:
- a CDS encoding class I SAM-dependent methyltransferase, which produces MNKSKDFQEKSYQSHETHFNDYASGSSKSNHAKSWLRDDTVDAWRHQRMRLHLMPLINEFPQSSWLTVGDGRYGTDAHFLKKNGIKALATDISDVLLKEGKELGFIDDFSKENAEKLSFEDNQFDFVYCKEAYHHFPRPMIALYEMIRVAKKGVILTEPKDATIGGSLIYIFLRNLKDLVSGILGKDISRHSFEESGNYVYSISEREIQKAALGINLGFLAFKVLHDSYQKGVEYEKAVSDNQVFKKVKRKIALSDLRSYLGLSNGGLLTAMIFKTPPSQKLQSNLKTAGFKVVELPKNPYL; this is translated from the coding sequence ATGAATAAGTCTAAAGATTTTCAGGAAAAAAGTTATCAAAGCCATGAGACTCATTTTAATGACTATGCCTCAGGCAGTTCTAAATCTAACCATGCCAAAAGTTGGTTGAGAGATGACACCGTTGATGCATGGCGTCACCAGAGAATGAGGCTGCATTTGATGCCTTTAATTAATGAGTTTCCTCAATCGAGTTGGCTTACAGTTGGAGATGGCAGGTATGGTACAGATGCACATTTTTTAAAAAAAAATGGTATAAAAGCTCTAGCGACAGATATCAGTGATGTTCTGCTAAAAGAAGGAAAAGAGCTTGGGTTTATTGATGATTTTTCTAAAGAAAATGCTGAAAAACTTTCTTTTGAAGACAATCAGTTTGACTTTGTTTATTGCAAAGAAGCCTATCATCATTTTCCCAGACCCATGATTGCCTTGTATGAGATGATTCGTGTAGCTAAAAAAGGGGTTATTTTGACTGAACCCAAGGATGCTACTATTGGGGGAAGTTTGATTTATATTTTTTTACGTAACTTGAAAGATTTAGTGTCCGGTATTCTGGGTAAGGACATTTCTCGACATAGCTTTGAAGAGAGTGGAAACTACGTGTATAGCATATCAGAACGAGAAATTCAAAAAGCGGCTTTAGGGATTAATCTGGGATTTTTAGCATTTAAAGTATTGCATGATTCTTACCAAAAAGGCGTTGAATATGAAAAGGCAGTCAGTGATAATCAAGTATTTAAAAAAGTCAAGCGGAAAATAGCTCTATCTGATTTACGTTCTTATCTTGGTCTGAGCAATGGTGGACTATTAACAGCTATGATTTTTAAAACTCCACCTAGTCAAAAATTGCAGAGTAATCTGAAAACAGCAGGATTTAAAGTCGTTGAGCTTCCTAAAAACCCCTATTTATAA
- a CDS encoding BNR-4 repeat-containing protein, whose amino-acid sequence MSKSHRKTQPSRLPSFVLIIATAILVIATRLLAPQDAVTSTVSTYDLSQEQLEYEVEWQAPSGTTGKYNFDHYRSAISTFNGFTYAIWTDNDNRPRVAKIKDGEAQVEFLVKNPNYHQREDGHNKFSLGIDKDGYIHVAGDMHHFPKDNIDHLSEPYKSADCMYWVSEKPEDITKFVFLGKDQKRVIPGLGFSSYSFDTDNNGELYFVARQWARTDSHWTPGKISVGIARYNTQTKFWKALGGVAPVPNNDGNKVLFWEDNGVDGTAYQGLTTDIWFDKNNQLHFTASINNDNSYNASLPSSATHVVYAYSDDGGETWRKADGSQISSLPLRVSTANIAHQRHWFANETGVGVTEAGSPIVSWRNIDKGDKNKQSQWRIFNGEWLPIVDMPMTCRGAKAVVDKWDVITTFCGDDIRRMIGYDQEPKEYTVPASLHSVDRRWLRQTGQLRFVADISDNFAIVNLNITPPQQLKLSELEVNKFP is encoded by the coding sequence ATGTCTAAGAGCCACAGAAAAACTCAACCCAGTCGCCTTCCCTCATTTGTCCTAATCATCGCCACCGCGATTCTAGTCATAGCCACCCGCCTGCTAGCGCCTCAGGATGCTGTGACATCAACGGTAAGTACGTATGATCTATCCCAAGAACAACTGGAGTACGAGGTCGAATGGCAGGCACCTAGCGGAACAACTGGGAAATACAACTTCGATCACTACAGATCGGCGATTTCAACATTCAACGGGTTTACCTACGCCATTTGGACGGACAACGACAATCGACCCAGAGTGGCAAAAATCAAAGACGGAGAAGCGCAAGTAGAATTCTTAGTCAAAAATCCCAATTATCATCAGCGTGAGGATGGACACAACAAGTTTTCCCTGGGAATCGACAAGGATGGCTACATTCATGTCGCCGGCGACATGCATCACTTCCCTAAAGACAACATAGATCATCTTTCGGAACCCTACAAAAGCGCTGACTGCATGTATTGGGTATCTGAAAAACCAGAAGACATCACTAAGTTCGTATTTCTGGGCAAGGATCAAAAACGGGTAATTCCAGGTCTTGGTTTTTCGTCTTACTCTTTCGACACCGACAACAATGGTGAACTCTACTTTGTCGCACGGCAATGGGCGAGAACGGATTCCCATTGGACGCCAGGTAAAATCAGTGTAGGTATAGCACGCTACAATACCCAGACCAAATTTTGGAAAGCGCTCGGCGGTGTAGCACCTGTTCCCAATAATGACGGCAATAAAGTCCTTTTCTGGGAGGACAATGGAGTAGACGGCACTGCCTATCAGGGTCTGACAACCGATATCTGGTTCGACAAGAACAACCAGCTTCACTTTACGGCGAGCATTAACAATGACAACTCCTATAATGCGAGTTTACCCAGTAGTGCCACCCATGTCGTTTACGCTTACTCTGATGATGGGGGTGAGACGTGGAGGAAGGCTGACGGAAGCCAAATCTCCTCACTCCCCTTGCGCGTTTCAACCGCCAATATTGCCCACCAACGGCATTGGTTCGCCAATGAGACCGGCGTCGGAGTGACAGAAGCAGGCTCCCCAATCGTCTCATGGCGTAACATTGACAAAGGCGATAAGAACAAACAATCCCAGTGGAGAATTTTCAATGGCGAGTGGTTACCCATAGTGGATATGCCGATGACCTGCCGAGGAGCGAAAGCAGTAGTGGACAAGTGGGATGTAATCACTACCTTTTGCGGTGATGACATCAGACGTATGATTGGGTACGACCAAGAGCCAAAAGAGTATACAGTACCCGCGTCTCTACACTCAGTTGACCGTCGATGGCTACGTCAGACGGGTCAACTGAGGTTCGTAGCTGACATCTCTGACAATTTTGCTATTGTGAATTTAAACATTACACCCCCCCAACAACTGAAACTATCAGAATTAGAGGTTAATAAGTTTCCGTGA
- a CDS encoding WecB/TagA/CpsF family glycosyltransferase, whose translation MNTQTLPVSPSQTSVIGIGVHRTSYEECTDLIIQNAKRHQSCTVAATDVHSMMRGYLDPQGHGYRLNNFTVVTPDGQPVRWALNLFRKSGEKYLRDRVRGPELMLRVCERAAAEGVSIFLYGSTEAILEQLQVKLTEKFPNLKIAGAISPPFRALTPQEDAEYVQTIRQSGAGILFVGLGCPKQEEWAFTHSHRLDCPILCVGAAFDMHAGQVDEAPILMQTFGLEWLYRFMQEPVRLWKRYLLINPLYLVLVALQLFKILPRQKKRNRIDYQTSHII comes from the coding sequence ATGAATACTCAAACGTTACCAGTGTCTCCCAGTCAAACCAGTGTCATCGGAATTGGTGTTCATCGGACAAGCTATGAGGAATGTACCGATCTGATTATTCAAAACGCTAAACGGCATCAATCGTGTACAGTAGCGGCAACGGATGTCCATAGCATGATGCGTGGTTATCTTGACCCCCAAGGTCATGGCTATCGCCTGAATAATTTTACGGTAGTCACCCCAGACGGTCAACCTGTACGCTGGGCGCTGAATCTGTTTCGCAAATCGGGAGAAAAATATCTGCGCGATCGCGTCCGGGGACCTGAACTTATGTTAAGGGTGTGCGAACGAGCAGCGGCTGAAGGCGTGAGTATTTTTCTCTATGGTTCCACCGAAGCGATTTTAGAGCAACTGCAAGTCAAGCTGACTGAAAAATTCCCTAACTTGAAAATCGCTGGTGCAATCTCTCCACCGTTTCGAGCATTAACTCCACAGGAAGATGCTGAGTACGTCCAAACCATTCGCCAATCCGGAGCAGGTATCCTTTTTGTTGGCTTAGGATGTCCAAAACAGGAAGAGTGGGCGTTTACTCATAGTCATCGATTGGATTGTCCGATACTTTGTGTCGGTGCTGCGTTTGATATGCACGCAGGTCAAGTTGACGAAGCTCCAATTTTAATGCAAACGTTCGGTTTAGAATGGCTCTATCGATTTATGCAAGAACCTGTTCGTCTTTGGAAGCGCTACCTCTTAATCAATCCGCTTTACCTCGTGCTTGTCGCTTTGCAGCTTTTCAAAATCTTGCCCCGCCAAAAAAAGCGTAATCGAATTGACTACCAAACCTCTCATATTATATGA
- a CDS encoding DUF3153 domain-containing protein, with protein MKPGLINKFLVVRSVLSRLRMIGVVLLVSLLLSGCVKYDVLVNVKDENHGAIVQQIRLGEQLRSFSNAQATEWLKSIERRAKELHGKTTRRSQQTLVVTIPFSNGQELTTKFNQFFNPVNPTARKAKDRGTVDLPSLDSILSLDQRSFFVVQRNQLNYELDLRSLAVLSANGSVIVSPGSLLDLQFSLQTPWGANILDLGDNTITPQIYDDGHQLVWTLIPGQLNRLGVVYWVPSPLGIGTIVIVLLVLGGFWVKYKSFPGTSTA; from the coding sequence GTGAAGCCAGGATTGATAAATAAATTTTTGGTCGTTCGTTCGGTTCTCAGTCGCCTACGGATGATTGGGGTTGTTCTGCTGGTGTCATTACTCCTATCTGGCTGCGTTAAATATGATGTTTTAGTGAACGTCAAGGATGAAAACCACGGCGCGATTGTGCAGCAAATCCGCTTGGGAGAGCAACTGAGAAGTTTTAGTAATGCTCAAGCAACTGAATGGCTCAAAAGTATTGAACGACGTGCTAAGGAACTCCACGGAAAAACGACGCGCCGTTCTCAGCAAACACTTGTAGTCACAATTCCATTTAGTAATGGGCAGGAATTGACCACCAAGTTCAACCAATTTTTCAACCCCGTGAACCCAACGGCTAGGAAGGCTAAGGATAGGGGAACTGTTGATTTACCCAGTCTTGACTCGATATTAAGTTTGGATCAACGTAGCTTTTTTGTGGTGCAACGGAATCAGTTAAACTATGAACTGGATTTGCGATCGCTAGCCGTGCTTTCGGCAAATGGGAGTGTAATCGTTAGTCCGGGTTCGCTGTTGGATTTGCAGTTTAGTTTGCAGACTCCTTGGGGGGCAAACATTCTTGATTTAGGGGATAATACGATTACGCCCCAGATTTACGACGATGGACATCAGCTTGTGTGGACTCTGATACCGGGTCAACTTAATCGCCTAGGGGTGGTGTATTGGGTTCCTAGTCCTCTGGGAATCGGAACGATTGTAATTGTACTGTTGGTGTTGGGTGGTTTTTGGGTTAAGTATAAGTCATTTCCGGGAACATCAACGGCGTAA
- the cobS gene encoding adenosylcobinamide-GDP ribazoletransferase → MKWFRVQSMWQAVQKSWQSWLGAITFYTCIPIPMSWGLDFERIARWAPGVGLFIGVLLAMLDALLQHWGMPHLTRSGIIVVSWVALTGGLHLDGVMDTADGLGVPDPKRRLEVMADSVTGAFGAMAAIALLLLKMAALTDIETDRWFALISVAGWGRWGQVVAISMYPYLKATGKGAFHQQGIRVPIDSLWGAFLLLGVCGLPLLMNMNRDSLELAVISAGGGCAIALLTGFWFYRQLGGHTGDTYGAVVEWTEALLLCLLTIFL, encoded by the coding sequence ATGAAGTGGTTTAGAGTGCAATCGATGTGGCAAGCGGTGCAAAAGTCCTGGCAGTCTTGGTTGGGTGCTATCACCTTTTATACTTGTATCCCCATTCCCATGAGTTGGGGGTTAGACTTTGAGCGCATTGCCCGTTGGGCACCTGGGGTTGGGTTATTCATTGGCGTTCTATTAGCTATGCTAGACGCTCTGTTGCAACACTGGGGTATGCCCCACTTGACCCGAAGTGGGATTATCGTGGTGAGTTGGGTAGCACTCACCGGAGGATTGCATCTAGATGGCGTGATGGATACGGCAGATGGCTTAGGGGTACCCGATCCGAAGCGGCGGCTGGAGGTGATGGCAGATAGCGTTACTGGGGCATTTGGGGCGATGGCAGCGATCGCGCTACTCTTACTAAAAATGGCGGCGCTTACGGATATTGAGACCGATCGCTGGTTTGCCTTGATTAGTGTAGCCGGATGGGGGCGCTGGGGACAAGTGGTGGCGATTTCGATGTATCCGTACCTCAAAGCCACAGGGAAAGGCGCATTTCATCAACAAGGGATTCGGGTGCCGATTGATAGTCTGTGGGGGGCATTTTTACTCCTGGGGGTATGTGGCTTACCCCTACTCATGAATATGAATAGAGATAGTCTGGAGTTAGCCGTTATTAGCGCCGGAGGAGGATGTGCGATCGCGCTTTTGACCGGCTTCTGGTTTTACCGCCAGTTGGGAGGACATACGGGGGATACTTATGGGGCGGTGGTGGAATGGACAGAAGCCTTATTGCTCTGTTTACTGACAATATTTTTATGA
- the tgt gene encoding tRNA guanosine(34) transglycosylase Tgt: MAQTYNSFSFQCQAWCSQTKARAGLLHSPHGLIETPRFMPVGTLATVKTLTPAQLEAAQAQIILANTYHLHLQPGEAIVQQAGGLHHFMGWQRPILTDSGGFQVFSLSKLRQISEEGVVFRSPRDGRLINLTPERSIAIQNALGADIIMAFDECPPYPASRAEIEASLERTDRWLKRCINAHTRADQQALFGIVQGGVYLDLRRQAAESLVSLDLPGYAIGGVSVGEPVDLIHDIVAATAPYLPIDKPRYLMGVGTYREMARAIASGVDLFDCVIPTRLGRHGAALVQGERWNLKNARFREDFSALDSTCPCYCCQNFSRAYLSHLVRSREVLGFMLISLHNVTELIRFTQSIREAILRDTFTTDFARWLVQRA, translated from the coding sequence TTGGCTCAAACATACAATTCATTTTCCTTTCAATGTCAGGCATGGTGCAGCCAAACCAAGGCACGCGCCGGATTACTGCACAGTCCCCATGGTCTGATTGAAACGCCCCGGTTTATGCCCGTGGGTACTTTGGCAACGGTCAAAACTCTAACTCCTGCCCAGTTAGAAGCAGCACAAGCCCAAATTATTCTTGCCAATACCTATCATCTGCACTTACAACCCGGAGAAGCGATTGTCCAGCAAGCGGGAGGACTGCATCACTTTATGGGTTGGCAGCGCCCAATTTTGACGGATTCGGGCGGCTTTCAAGTTTTTAGCTTAAGTAAATTGCGACAAATTAGCGAAGAAGGTGTGGTTTTTCGTTCGCCTCGGGATGGACGGTTAATTAATCTCACCCCAGAACGGTCTATTGCTATCCAAAATGCGCTAGGGGCGGACATTATTATGGCATTTGATGAATGTCCGCCGTATCCAGCAAGTCGGGCGGAGATTGAGGCGTCCTTGGAGAGAACCGATCGCTGGCTGAAGCGCTGTATCAATGCTCACACTCGTGCGGATCAGCAAGCTTTATTTGGTATTGTTCAGGGCGGTGTGTATCTGGATTTGCGTCGTCAGGCGGCTGAGTCGTTGGTGTCTTTGGATTTACCGGGGTATGCCATTGGTGGGGTGAGTGTGGGGGAACCGGTGGACTTGATCCATGACATCGTGGCGGCGACGGCACCGTATTTACCCATTGATAAGCCGCGTTATCTTATGGGGGTGGGGACATATCGAGAAATGGCACGGGCGATCGCATCAGGTGTGGATTTATTTGATTGTGTGATTCCCACGCGCTTAGGTCGTCATGGGGCGGCGTTGGTTCAGGGGGAACGCTGGAATTTGAAAAATGCTCGGTTTCGGGAGGATTTTTCGGCGTTGGATTCGACTTGTCCCTGTTATTGCTGTCAGAACTTTAGCCGCGCCTACTTAAGTCATCTGGTGCGATCGCGGGAAGTTTTGGGCTTTATGTTAATCTCCCTGCATAATGTGACAGAGTTGATTCGCTTTACCCAAAGTATTCGAGAGGCGATTTTACGGGATACTTTTACCACAGATTTTGCGAGATGGCTAGTGCAGCGGGCATAA
- a CDS encoding type II toxin-antitoxin system ParD family antitoxin, whose protein sequence is MNVSLTPELEQFLQRQVEGGKYKSPEEVILAALRAFAERERIYKGRFEELRGEIMVGVEASKRGEVVDGETVFSQLEQKLLLRRSQEGE, encoded by the coding sequence ATGAATGTGTCTTTAACTCCAGAACTTGAGCAGTTTCTTCAACGCCAAGTAGAGGGCGGGAAATACAAATCACCGGAGGAGGTTATCCTGGCTGCACTTAGGGCGTTTGCTGAACGGGAACGTATCTATAAGGGGCGCTTTGAGGAATTGAGGGGGGAAATTATGGTTGGAGTTGAAGCGTCGAAACGGGGAGAGGTGGTTGATGGTGAGACGGTTTTTAGCCAACTCGAACAGAAGCTGCTTTTACGTCGTTCTCAAGAGGGTGAATGA
- a CDS encoding type II toxin-antitoxin system RelE/ParE family toxin, with translation MSNICQFTVPASRDIESIIDYVADKSSLGAAERLLKKINQKCRTLASFPNMGRRRDELLPSLRSFPVDDYLIFYQPIENGIEILRVVSGYRDLEALFSDEDGE, from the coding sequence ATGAGTAATATTTGCCAATTTACTGTTCCAGCTAGTCGAGATATTGAAAGTATTATCGACTATGTTGCTGATAAGAGTAGTTTGGGTGCAGCGGAGCGTTTACTTAAGAAGATTAATCAAAAGTGTCGGACGTTGGCTAGTTTTCCGAACATGGGGCGGAGGCGAGATGAGCTTTTACCTTCGTTGCGAAGCTTTCCTGTTGATGATTATTTAATTTTTTATCAACCAATTGAGAATGGGATTGAGATTTTGCGGGTTGTTAGTGGCTATCGAGATTTAGAGGCGCTGTTCTCAGATGAAGATGGGGAGTAA
- a CDS encoding mechanosensitive ion channel family protein → MTSDFLQVTFLYNQVIDYLIALIILVVGIFLIKILRQVIVGRLKRWAAKTTTQLDDSLIQMIERAVIPILYVGTFYVAIANLTLHPILDQVIDALTLIVATILGIRLLVSLVEYGFRLYWLTRRQSETVQQALDALIPAARIAIWALGIVFLLDNLGFDISAVVAGLGIGGVAIALASQGFLQDLFSYFSILFDRPFELGDFIIVGDFLGSVEHIGIKTTRLRSLSGEQLIFANTDLTSSRIRNYKRMPKRRVAFKFGVLYETSQEKLQLIPEIVQGIVENLDNTTFDRAHFSDYGDFSLNFEVVYYVLSSDYNLYMDIQQQLNLQLKQEFEARQIEFAYPTQVTYFGNLNTGEISDSLSALVADGKP, encoded by the coding sequence ATGACGTCAGATTTCTTACAGGTTACGTTTTTATACAATCAAGTCATAGACTATCTCATCGCCTTGATCATCTTGGTTGTGGGAATTTTTCTGATCAAAATTCTCCGCCAAGTGATTGTAGGACGGCTCAAACGCTGGGCGGCGAAAACGACAACTCAGTTGGATGATTCCCTGATCCAGATGATTGAACGAGCCGTGATTCCTATCCTTTACGTTGGCACGTTTTATGTGGCGATCGCGAATCTCACCTTACATCCAATTCTGGATCAGGTGATTGACGCTTTGACGTTAATTGTTGCCACGATTCTAGGGATTCGCCTCTTGGTTTCCCTGGTGGAATACGGTTTCCGGCTATATTGGCTAACTCGCCGCCAAAGTGAAACGGTGCAACAGGCGCTTGATGCGTTAATTCCGGCGGCTCGAATTGCAATTTGGGCGCTGGGAATTGTCTTTTTGTTAGATAATCTGGGTTTTGATATCTCCGCTGTTGTGGCTGGATTAGGCATTGGCGGTGTGGCGATTGCTTTAGCGTCTCAAGGCTTTCTCCAGGATTTATTCAGCTACTTCTCTATCCTCTTTGACCGTCCCTTTGAATTGGGAGATTTTATCATTGTTGGCGATTTCCTCGGTTCAGTCGAACATATTGGTATTAAAACGACTCGTCTGCGGAGTTTAAGTGGAGAACAACTCATTTTTGCCAACACCGATTTAACCAGTTCGCGGATTCGCAACTATAAGCGGATGCCCAAACGACGGGTAGCATTTAAGTTTGGCGTGCTGTATGAAACGTCTCAAGAAAAGCTCCAGCTCATCCCCGAAATTGTCCAAGGTATTGTGGAAAATCTAGATAATACCACTTTTGACCGAGCGCATTTTAGCGATTATGGGGATTTTAGCTTGAACTTTGAGGTGGTTTATTACGTTTTAAGCAGTGATTACAACCTCTATATGGATATCCAGCAGCAGCTTAATTTACAGCTTAAACAGGAATTTGAAGCGCGTCAGATTGAGTTTGCTTACCCCACCCAAGTCACCTATTTTGGGAATCTCAACACCGGAGAAATTAGCGATTCTTTAAGTGCTTTGGTTGCTGATGGCAAACCCTAA
- a CDS encoding ATP-binding protein codes for MKTLANNISEKLINILVVEDERIIAINLKEQLELFGHCVCAIATSGEKAVERATTLRPNLVLMDIFLQGNMDGIEAAQVIWERLSIPVIYVTGHSDLNTLERVKVSYPFGYILKPIKERELFVTIDIALHRYSREQLLTTILREMGDGVIVTDTQCHIRFLNEVAQMFTGWQFVEAIDQDLSEVFKLFTQNTRQSVNLPLRTAMENNFPFSIPKDSLLISRQTKRIPIGGTVTPIHDKQDKVIGAVLVFQDISNSIQIEAANVQLEQALAELKTTQFKLIQSEKLSSLGRMATALIQEFNNPITWICGNIVLGRSYFRDLIDLLHLYQQACPKPTLEIQQLLEQIDLEFIAQDWQKMFNSIHIGAERLMDVTLSLQALRNFSTLDELDQRMIDIQEMINSTLLLVQHRLKPQGKKPEIRVIQNHDNLPSLMGYASQLNQVFIHILNNAIDAIDMKKLPGIITIDTRLISRPVSPQVGEEGEGEMIRGGNEGDREGEEEVNSQIHVLERSAGLTVNTSQKTRDVVMIRITDNGCGMSQEVQQEIFDPFFTTKSVGTAVGLGLSVSYKIVVEKHGGKIHCHSVEGEGTTFEIELPVIH; via the coding sequence ATGAAAACATTAGCCAACAACATCTCTGAAAAACTGATAAATATTCTCGTCGTCGAAGATGAGCGAATTATCGCCATCAACCTGAAAGAACAGTTGGAATTATTTGGGCATTGTGTTTGCGCGATCGCGACATCGGGAGAGAAGGCAGTGGAAAGGGCGACAACCCTCCGTCCTAACTTAGTGTTAATGGATATTTTCCTCCAGGGAAATATGGATGGAATTGAAGCAGCACAGGTTATTTGGGAACGTCTTTCAATTCCCGTGATTTATGTCACCGGACATTCTGATCTGAATACATTAGAACGAGTCAAAGTATCGTATCCCTTTGGTTACATTTTAAAACCGATTAAAGAACGGGAATTATTTGTCACGATTGATATTGCCTTACATCGCTATTCCCGCGAACAATTACTAACCACGATTCTCCGCGAAATGGGGGATGGTGTGATTGTCACGGATACTCAATGTCACATTCGCTTTCTCAACGAAGTTGCACAAATGTTTACGGGATGGCAGTTCGTTGAGGCAATTGATCAAGATTTAAGTGAGGTGTTTAAACTTTTTACTCAAAACACAAGGCAATCGGTAAACCTGCCGTTAAGAACAGCGATGGAAAACAATTTTCCCTTTTCAATACCCAAAGATAGTCTCTTGATTTCCAGACAAACTAAAAGGATTCCCATTGGCGGTACTGTAACACCCATTCACGATAAACAAGATAAGGTAATTGGGGCAGTTTTGGTGTTTCAAGATATTAGCAATTCTATTCAGATAGAGGCAGCTAATGTTCAATTAGAACAGGCATTGGCGGAGTTAAAAACAACCCAATTTAAACTGATTCAATCTGAGAAATTATCTAGCCTAGGGCGCATGGCAACAGCATTAATTCAGGAGTTCAATAATCCGATCACCTGGATTTGTGGCAATATTGTTCTAGGTCGATCATATTTCCGCGATCTGATCGACCTGCTGCACCTCTATCAGCAAGCTTGTCCTAAACCTACGTTAGAAATTCAGCAGTTACTAGAACAGATTGATTTAGAGTTTATTGCCCAAGATTGGCAAAAAATGTTTAACTCGATTCATATAGGTGCGGAACGTCTAATGGATGTCACGCTATCGCTGCAAGCGCTGCGGAATTTCTCGACATTGGATGAACTGGATCAAAGGATGATTGACATCCAGGAAATGATTAATTCAACCTTATTACTGGTACAGCATCGGCTCAAGCCCCAAGGGAAAAAGCCAGAGATTCGGGTAATTCAAAACCATGATAATTTGCCTAGTTTAATGGGTTATGCTAGTCAGTTGAATCAGGTGTTTATTCATATATTGAACAATGCTATTGATGCGATAGATATGAAGAAATTACCGGGTATTATTACCATTGACACCAGATTGATCAGTCGCCCGGTTTCACCCCAAGTTGGAGAGGAAGGAGAGGGGGAAATGATCAGAGGAGGAAATGAAGGAGATAGAGAAGGTGAGGAAGAAGTGAATAGTCAAATTCATGTCCTTGAGCGCAGCGCCGGATTAACAGTCAACACATCTCAAAAAACACGAGATGTTGTAATGATTCGCATTACTGATAATGGTTGTGGCATGAGTCAGGAAGTACAACAAGAAATTTTTGACCCATTTTTCACGACCAAATCTGTGGGAACAGCCGTAGGATTAGGGTTATCAGTTAGCTATAAAATTGTGGTGGAGAAACATGGCGGTAAAATCCACTGTCATTCAGTCGAAGGTGAAGGAACAACCTTTGAAATTGAGTTACCTGTGATTCATTAG